Proteins from one Fragaria vesca subsp. vesca linkage group LG6, FraVesHawaii_1.0, whole genome shotgun sequence genomic window:
- the LOC101295728 gene encoding cytokinin dehydrogenase 7-like, producing the protein MIAHLECSVHENDTESRPYDFVFGLRGALDVSELFFSVLGGLDQFGIITGAPDMVRWMRLVCTEFDAFHLSCPV; encoded by the exons ATGATAGCTCACTTGGAGTGTTCGGTCCACGAAAACGACACCGAATCCCGGCCCTACGACTTCGTCTTCGGCCTCCGCGGCGCCCTCGACGTCAGCGAGCTCTTCTTTTCAGTTCTTGGCGGGCTGGACCAGTTCGGCATCATCACCGGAGCCCCGGACATG GTGAGGTGGATGAGGCTGGTGTGCACCGAGTTCGACGCCTTTCACCTGTCATGCCCAGTCTAG